A single region of the Apteryx mantelli isolate bAptMan1 chromosome 39, bAptMan1.hap1, whole genome shotgun sequence genome encodes:
- the NEDD8 gene encoding NEDD8 yields MLIKVKTLTGKEIEIDIEPTDKVERIKERVEEKEGIPPQQQRLIYSGKQMNDEKTAADYKIQGGSVLHLVLALRGGGALAVRGRGLPPLAPPPPPRLSRSPGAAPPLPPPPCDASFTALPV; encoded by the exons ATGCTGATCAAAGTGAAG acGCTGACCGGGAAGGAGATCGAGATCGACATCGAACCCACGGACAAG GTGGAGCGCATCAAGGAGCgggtggaggagaaggaagggatcCCCCCCCAGCAGCAGCGCCTCATCTACAGCGGCAAGCAGAT gaacgACGAGAAGACGGCGGCCGACTACAAGATCCAGGGCGGCTCCGTCCTCCACCTCGTCCTGGCCCTCCGGGGGGGCGGGGCCCTCGCGgtgagggggcggggcttgcccccactcgccccgccccccccaccccgcctttCCCGCAGCCCCGGAGcggctcctcccctccccccccccccatgtgatGCCTCCTTCACCGCCCTCCCCGTGTAA
- the TINF2 gene encoding TERF1-interacting nuclear factor 2, translated as MGGSDVSPSVALRLALAGAWHVVRGRSLGQFPRVLGLLEAVGRAAPGAVRYRHGARLRLGLQAAVVVRMLQEAQPDGKVLDAVDSFFPEGETPAAAQGHATPRDLAMVGEAQESFRDLVLALLGDRSRRAAYLQCPVAQGPAGRGVRRALPAGP; from the exons aTGGGCGGAAGTGACGTCAG CCCCAGCGTGGCCCTGCGGCTGGCGCTGGCGGGGGCGTGGCACGTGGTGCGGGGGCGGAGCCTGGGCCAGTTCCCGCGGGTGCTGGGGCTCCTCGAGGCcgtggggcgggcggcgccgggggccgtgCGCTACCGTCATGGCGCCCGCCTCCGCCTGGGCCTCCAGGCAGCC GTGGTGGTGCGCATGCTGCAGGAGGCCCAGCCCGACGGGAAGGTCCTCGACGCCGTCGACTCCTTCTTCCCCGAGGGCGAGACGCCGGCGGCCGCCCAGGGCCACGCC acCCCCCGGGACCTGGCGATGGTGGGGGAAGCCCAGGAGAGCTTCCGGGATCTGGTGTTGGCGCTGTTGGGAGAtcggagccggcgggcggcctACCTGCAG TGCCCCGTGGCGCAGGGCCCAGCGGGGCGGGGAGTACGGCGAGCCCTTCCTGCGGGCCCTTGA
- the TGM1 gene encoding protein-glutamine gamma-glutamyltransferase K — MPDADPRLDPGRWAAASFRGRGAPSPSPPRPRRGFWRRLGRCCGCCGCCRRGTDDWEPPPGEVPGRRPPQPLRPGLLAPRGLVVGSAADRVAHHTAEFACRNFVGRRGQAFGLRVLLPRPFDPDDDRLCVELVLGPTPQVAKGTHVLVPLGETSATGWTAEEEEEGAEEGAEPPGAGPALRLRLAAPPDAPIGRYRLSVKTRTGAGEYAAPFDEANDLFLLFNPWCPDDLVYMETTNDLNEYVLNESGRIFYGTEAQIAERSWNYGQFDAGVLEACLHILDRRGMPHAARGDPIMVSRVVSAMVNSLDDNGVLVGNWTGDYAQGTNPSAWAGSVDILRSYHGSGAPVRYGQCWVFAGVMTTVLRCLGLPTRTVTNYNSAHDTDVSLTTDIYFDENMRPLERLNTDSVWNFHVWNDCWMKRPDLPSGYDGWQVLDATPQETSSGLFCCGPCSVTAVKNGEVFLKYDTPFVFAEVNSDKVYWQRQPGGGFAVVHVEEGAIGRRISTLGAGSAARMDVTHQYKHPEGSEEERQAVATATSHGSRPRAGRASGAPAAGEVTVTAEAGPAVAGAELELRAMARNTGAEPRTLRLRLALAPVRYTGVTGPPFRQEQHRRVVPPGQEETVSMTVAYSEYGSHVGDQDALKLTVAGTVEETGQVVAKELRVRLHTPDLTLTLLGPAVVGQETEIQVVFQNPLPETLKGAVFRMEGAGISCPKPISVGAVGPGQAVRLRQPVVPLRPGRRRLVAALESSRLGPVHGALLLDVAPAAAAAAATGSTGSTGSAPSPPRRLPRGRRRRAARAGSTGG; from the exons ATGCCGGACGCCGACCCCCGCCTGGATCCGGGCCGCTGGGCGGCCGCCAGCTTCCGGGGTCGGGGGGCTCCGTCGCCTTctccgccccggccccgtcgGGGCTTCTGGCGGCGCCTGGGCAGGTGCTGCGGGTGCTGCGGGTGCTGCCGCCGGGGCACCGACGACTGGGAGCCCCCCCCCGGCGAGGTGCCGGGCCgccggcccccccagcccctccgtcCCG GCCTGCTGGCCCCCCGGGGCCTGGTGGTGGGTTCGGCGGCCGACCGGGTCGCCCACCACACGGCCGAATTCGCCTGCCGCAACTTCGTGGGGCGCCGGGGCCAAGCCTTCGGCCTCCGCGTCCTCCTGCCCCGGCCCTTCGACCCCGACGACGACCGCCTCTGCGTGGAGCTCGTCCTCG GCCCCACCCCCCAGGTGGCCAAGGGCACCCACGTCCTCGTCCCCCTGGGCGAGACCTCGGCCACCGGCTGGaccgccgaggaggaggaggagggggccgaGGAAGGGGCggagccgcccggcgccggccccgccctccggctccgcctcgccgccCCGCCCGACGCCCCCATCGGCCGCTACCGCCTCAGCGTCAAGACCCGCACGGGGGCCGGCGAGTACGCGGCGCCCTTCGACGAAGCCAAcgacctcttcctcctcttcaacCCCTGGTGCCCCG acgaCCTCGTCTACATGGAGACCACGAACGACCTTAACGAGTACGTCCTTAACGAGTCGGGGCGCATCTTCTACGGCACCGAGGCGCAGATCGCCGAGCGCTCCTGGAACTACGGGCAG TTCGACGCCGGCGTGCTCGAGGCCTGTCTCCACATCCTGGACCGTCGGGGGATGCCCCACGCCGCCCGGGGCGACCCCATCATGGTGTCTCGCGTCGTCTCTGCCATG GTGAACTCCCTGGACGACAACGGGGTGCTGGTGGGCAACTGGACGGGCGACTATGCCCAGGGCACCAACCCCTCGGCCTGGGCCGGCTCCGTGGACATCCTGCGCTCCTACCACGGCTCCGGCGCCCCCGTGCGCTACGGCCAGTGCTGGGTCTTCGCCGGCGTCATGACCACGG TGCTGCGCTGCCTGGGGCTGCCCACCCGCACCGTCACCAACTACAACTCGGCCCACGACACCGACGTGTCCCTCACCACCGACATCTACTTCGACGAGAACATGCGGCCCCTGGAGCGCCTCAACACCGACTCCGTCTg GAACTTCCACGTGTGGAACGACTGCTGGATGAAGCGGCCCGACCTCCCCAGCGGCTACGACGGGTGGCAGGTCCTCGACGCCACCCCCCAGGAGACCAGCAGCG GGCTCTTCTGCTGCGGGCCCTGCTCGGTGACGGCGGTGAAGAACGGCGAGGTCTTCCTCAAGTACGACACCCCCTTCGTCTTCGCCGAG GTGAACAGCGACAAGGTGTACTGGCAgcggcagcccggcggcggctTCGCCGTGGTGCACGTGGAGGAGGGGGCCATCGGGCGCCGCATCAGCACCCTGGGGGCGGGCTCCGCCGCCCGAATGGACGTCACCCACCAGTACAAGCACCCCGAGg GCTCGGAGGAGGAGCGCCAGGCCGTGGCCACGGCGACGTCACACGGGTCGCGACCCCGGGCGGGCCGGGCCAgcggggccccggcagccggggAGGTGACGGTGACGGCGGAGGCAGGGCCGGCGGTGGCAGGGGCGGAGCTGGAGCTGCGGGCGATGGCCCGCAACACGGGGGCGGAGCCCCGGACGCTCCGCCTccgcctggccctggcccccGTCCGCTACACAGGGGTCACCGGACCCCCCTTCCGGCAAGAGCAGCACCGGCGGGTCGTGCCCCCCGGCCAGg AGGAGACGGTGTCGATGACGGTGGCCTACTCCGAGTACGGCTCCCACGTGGGCGACCAGGACGCCCTGAAGCTGACGGTGGCCGGGACGGTGGAGGAGACGGGGCAGGTGGTAGCCAAGGAGCTGCGGGTGCGACTGCACACGCCCGACCTCACGCTGACG CTCCTGGGTCCAGCCGTGGTGGGGCAGGAGACGGAGATCCAAGTCGTGTTCCAGAACCCGCTGCCCGAAACGCTCAAGGGAGCCGTTTTCCGCATGGAGGGAGCTGGAATCTCCTGTCCCAAGCCCATATCCGTGGG ggccgtggggccgggccaggccgttCGCCTCCGGCAGCCCGTGGTGCCGCTGCGGCCGGGTCGCCGTCGCCTCGTCGCCGCCCTCGAAAGCTCCCGCCTGGGCCCCGTCCACGGCGCCCTCCTCCTCGAcgtcgcccccgccgccgccgccgccgccgctactgggagcactgggagcactgggagcgcccccagccccccccggcgcctgccccgcggccgccgccgccgcgctgcccgcgcagGCAGCACCGGCGGGTGA